In Yamadazyma tenuis chromosome 7, complete sequence, the sequence TTGGAGAAGTCAAAAAGCCATCGATTAAACACTAGATTAAACAGCTTCATGATTGCAACTATATGATCTTCATTAATGTCAGCGGGAGAAATGATTCAATAACGAAGAGTTTGGAAGGCTCTTTGAACCAACTCATTGCTTATCAAATCATGGCCAAATGTAAATTGGGATACATCTCAGACACAATAGTGCATATCTTCACCACTATCACAgatatcaatgataagGTGATGAGCGTTAAAGTGGATATCACAATATCAAGCAGGATATACAATGAAAATTCAGAAATGTATCCTCCTGCTGCTCTAATGCTTGCCAAAATTGCtgaaattcaaagaatgAAGCCAAAGGTTTACAAAAAACAAATTAATAcaatcttcaacaaagcaAACAATTGGGCAAAGAAAACGTATTTGGATTTCTACTTTGATGAAACAATGACTACCAGGAATTTTCAATGGTTCAAGAAGAGCTTAAATCACTTGAAGCACACTTATATCTACTATGATTTGAAAACAACAGAtgaaatccaaagaaaacCTGGCTTATACTCTCAAATCTTCTGCATACCTAACAAATATTTGGCCGCAACATTCTTGCTGCTTGACATACCAGGTGAAGAAATCGTCGTTAAAGTTTTTGACCCTGGTTACTACTTTATTTCGAATTGGAGTTATAAATATCAGTACGATGATGTTCGTTACaatattcaacaatatttTGAGAATGATATCGAACACTACCAAAAGGTAAACGACTTTAACCAAAGTCATAGGTGCAAAATCGACACACTTTCGAGTTTCAATGCAGGgttttgttctttctgGAAAGATCAgtcaaaaccaaaagatTCAAACAACTATATTGCATCAGGTTTGACTATATTCATGCCAAAGTTGACAAAGAAGCCGAAGACACAAGAGGATTATTTAAAGGGTTTAAAGGGATTGATCACCATGGAGAACGCTGGTTTAGCCGAATTTGCTGTCAACTACGAAAATATGTTTATGGATAGGGGAAAGTTTATATTTTCCAACTATAGTTCACCTACAGAGGAAAGTGATGACACGccagaagttgaaagtTTCCAATCTCAGCGGATCAAAGAGTTTTCCGAGGTGTGGCATAATAAGGACCCTGAGTATCTGTATATTATTGCTAAAGAAAGTGTAAACCGtttcgaagaagaaactcaaagagAAATCACACTTGATAATGATGTCCAAAATCCCAACAGTATGAGGAATAAAAGGTCATCGTAATTATAATTAAGTATAGTTTACTATTTCCCTGGATAGTAGATAAAATATTCACTTCTTTTGTGAACGGGGACAGTAAGGACTCTAGGACTGTTGTATAGTAGTAGAATAGGGGAATAAGAAGATGGAACCGAGATCCACATTAGACAGGCGCGTGATTAAACAAGAAAGCATTGTCCTGTGAATCACTAATCGTCTGACTTAGCATTGGTGGACCCATAGGCACtgtcaaattcttcttccacaatCTCGACCGGAACGGGTCTTTGCAAAGCCCTAAATggttttttggtgattttgcaATACACCCAAATCGCACCCACTCGGGCGACAACACACACTAATGCAATTAAAATCCCACCAAATGGGGCAATTTCAAACGCCCCAAAGGCACCCCAGTCTTCAGGATCATATAATCCGTTCCAAATCAATAACAACTTCCCCCCTTCTTTGGCGGTTCCATAATAGACGGTTCCAAAGATAAAAATTGCAACCAAAGCTCCTAATCCTCCAACCATCACATCCACTCCCGtcaaaaaccaaaagaaccGGTCACTCAAACCTAAGAATATGATTGGGATGATAGAGCTCGAAATCAAGTCAGCAATCAAATAAATCTGTAAGATATTATCTGCCACTTTGACGGCCAACACCACAATCGGTACAATcattatcaccaccattgcTCTAGCCCAGATGGTCTTAAACCTGTTTCTAAAGATAtcattggagatggttGACACAAAGGCAGACTGCAAAGAGTCAAAAGTACAAGTGcaaatggtgatggtgaatATCAAAACAAACGCGATGATCCACCCAGGCATCTTggcaagaagaatgaaaaaGGCCATAGACCCGTTCTCATCCCCCACCGTCAAATCGCCCGACCACACGGCCAAAAACCCTGGCACTCCGACCAAGGTACAAATTACCATCACTATCACAGCCGAAATTGATGTACCAATAGCCAAACCTTTATCGAACTTACTGACAAAAGTTCTCAACCAaaacgag encodes:
- a CDS encoding uncharacterized protein (EggNog:ENOG503NW5Q; COG:S), coding for MNVDKKLGWGLNYVFFVAVGSNAFFLNSFWLRTFVSKFDKGLAIGTSISAVIVMVICTLVGVPGFLAVWSGDLTVGDENGSMAFFILLAKMPGWIIAFVLIFTITICTCTFDSLQSAFVSTISNDIFRNRFKTIWARAMVVIMIVPIVVLAVKVADNILQIYLIADLISSSIIPIIFLGLSDRFFWFLTGVDVMVGGLGALVAIFIFGTVYYGTAKEGGKLLLIWNGLYDPEDWGAFGAFEIAPFGGILIALVCVVARVGAIWVYCKITKKPFRALQRPVPVEIVEEEFDSAYGSTNAKSDD